The proteins below are encoded in one region of Oncorhynchus tshawytscha isolate Ot180627B linkage group LG04, Otsh_v2.0, whole genome shotgun sequence:
- the LOC121846362 gene encoding uncharacterized protein LOC121846362, with protein METLATLELQYAQLKFSAGPGSDRFEQLKVEMQVELEQEEDCCSQWEAKLGKAQSVLHGVEQGVNNLFFRISWDSPRQLGDLDATEKLREIGVRLLTLQTTASEKTEENTADHEKVWSFLEQSIMMEPRNFKRASSPVYNSVSEDTFQFRSLEEDCTLSREEIKCRSIHLIEAHQPKKKARGAPRRARGMFQREGPDSLTAVALYILQGVRLRNNKQTHSMILLSL; from the exons ATGGAGACCCTGGCTACCCTTGAGCTCCAGTACGCCCAACTCAAGTTCAGCGCCGGACCCGGTTCCGACAG GTTTGAGCAGCTGAAGGTGGAAATGCAGGTGGAGCTTGAACAGGAAGAGGATTGTTGCAGCCAATGGGAAGCCAAGCTGGGCAAGGCCCAATCTGTGCTGCATGGGGTGGAGCAGGGTGTCAACAACCTGTTCTTCAGGATTAGCTGG GACTCTCCCAGGCAGTTGGGGGATCTGGATGCCACCGAGAAGCTGAGGGAAATCGGTGTCCGTCTGCTCACACTGCAGACCACAGCTTCAGAGAAGACTGAGGAAAACACTGCCGACCATGAGAAG GTGTGGAGCTTCCTGGAGCAGAGCATCATGATGGAGCCCAGAAACTTCAAAAGGGCCAGTAGCCCAGTGTACAACAGCGTCTCAGaag ACACGTTCCAGTTCCGCAGTCTGGAGGAGGACTGCACCCTGTCCCGCGAGGAGATCAAGTGTCGCAGTATCCATCTGATCGAGGCCCACCAACCCAAGAAGAAAGCCCGAGGGGCACCAAGAAGAGCTAGAGGCATGTTTCAGAGAGAAGGACCAGACAGCCTGACAGCTGTGGCCCTCTACATCCTACAGGGAGTAAGGCTGAGGAATAATAAACAGACTCATAGTATGATTTTACTCTCTTTGTAG